The following are encoded in a window of Lactobacillus intestinalis genomic DNA:
- a CDS encoding YfbR-like 5'-deoxynucleotidase has protein sequence MGLNAYIQGFNSLESIDRAPGYFKYQHHSVADHSYRTAELAQMMGDIEEVVGKQKVNWKALYEKSLNHDYTERFIGDIKTPVKYATPQLRKMIGEVEEKMTQKFIKEEIPKEFQAIYTKRLSEAKDDTLEGKILSICDKLDLLYEAYGEIELGNPNPVFMQMFKESLETIKKYDDMVCVQYFIKHILPDLFKGDFAGKDKMQRIAFSILLMGDADK, from the coding sequence ATGGGATTAAATGCTTATATTCAAGGATTCAATAGTTTAGAGTCAATCGATCGTGCACCGGGCTACTTTAAATATCAACACCATTCAGTGGCTGATCACTCATATAGAACCGCTGAATTGGCTCAAATGATGGGAGATATCGAAGAAGTTGTAGGAAAACAAAAGGTTAATTGGAAAGCTTTATACGAAAAGAGCTTGAACCATGACTATACCGAGCGTTTTATCGGTGATATTAAAACTCCCGTTAAGTATGCCACACCTCAATTGCGAAAGATGATTGGTGAAGTGGAGGAAAAGATGACCCAAAAGTTTATCAAAGAGGAAATCCCCAAAGAATTCCAAGCTATCTATACTAAGCGACTTTCTGAAGCTAAAGATGATACTTTGGAAGGAAAGATTTTATCAATTTGCGATAAATTGGATCTACTCTATGAAGCCTATGGTGAAATTGAACTAGGTAATCCTAATCCGGTCTTTATGCAAATGTTTAAGGAAAGTTTGGAAACTATTAAAAAGTATGATGATATGGTATGCGTGCAATACTTTATCAAGCATATTTTGCCAGATTTGTTTAAGGGGGATTTTGCTGGAAAAGACAAGATGCAGCGAATTGCCTTTAGTATTTTGTTGATGGGGGATGCGGATAAATAA
- a CDS encoding HNH endonuclease, whose product MKFQCSSCGLRIDSLHFKQEGLINPKLTSICDICLQMGKNAEDYANSTVKTFAQALLYTYVGNNNDGDSEDHLVNTKQLRKRYEAFIQDYDGNRLALQQLPRKEFNDAVIKSELGKIDYIPDQGRDFAYNLEKLGLTVNFQLNEVDYIDRERIRAKYHYRCQYCGRKGTSVDHKDPVSLSHNNDLDNLTLSCSECNRIKSDMPYKLFKQLNDQIVDVNKKLVRYENSIGSLKEEFENRRRQLAAKAHLKGVINDPELNAMRKQNKKLQDAIDSLESDYDSLRKTRENHFNTGWKLYQLNQRKDVI is encoded by the coding sequence GTGAAATTTCAATGTAGTTCATGTGGATTGCGGATTGATTCCCTTCATTTTAAACAAGAAGGTCTAATTAATCCTAAATTGACGAGCATTTGTGATATTTGTTTACAAATGGGGAAAAATGCTGAGGATTATGCTAATTCGACTGTGAAAACTTTTGCCCAAGCTCTTTTGTATACCTATGTTGGAAACAATAATGACGGTGATAGTGAAGATCATTTAGTAAATACGAAGCAACTACGCAAGCGTTATGAAGCCTTTATTCAGGATTATGATGGTAATCGCTTGGCACTCCAGCAGTTGCCACGTAAAGAATTTAATGATGCTGTGATCAAGAGCGAATTAGGTAAAATTGATTATATTCCAGATCAGGGGCGTGATTTTGCCTATAATTTAGAAAAATTAGGTCTTACAGTAAACTTTCAACTGAATGAGGTTGATTATATTGATCGGGAGCGCATTCGGGCTAAGTATCATTATCGCTGTCAGTATTGCGGTCGCAAGGGAACCAGTGTCGATCACAAGGACCCGGTTTCTTTGTCGCATAATAATGATTTAGATAATTTAACCTTGTCATGTAGTGAATGTAATCGAATTAAATCTGACATGCCATATAAACTTTTTAAACAGCTTAACGATCAGATTGTAGATGTGAATAAAAAGCTGGTTCGCTATGAAAATAGCATTGGTAGTTTGAAGGAAGAATTTGAAAATCGTCGTCGTCAATTAGCTGCTAAGGCTCATCTTAAAGGAGTTATCAATGATCCTGAGTTAAATGCGATGAGAAAGCAAAATAAGAAGCTACAAGATGCAATTGACAGTCTTGAGAGCGATTATGACTCTTTAAGAAAAACGCGTGAGAATCACTTTAATACGGGTTGGAAACTATATCAGCTAAATCAAAGAAAAGATGTCATTTAA
- a CDS encoding DUF805 domain-containing protein produces the protein MTNQNYYFVKPYDEDLARPPHESLGQILNETYLQPFNWKGRTTRKSYWISFLINAILACLVTGITSYALNTHINLGLKWIDLVVSVVVLIWIFLAGLGQRIRRLHDVNYSGYWYWATIVPYGALFVNFYLMIQPSVQRPVKWGNYLFYNSNSPSNNYYDQVYNPEMDRSNIPVPTIGQILKEHFFDCFKWNARSTRTSYWVGSAVNVVISIIGFIVYYFVAFMFFLGAPFTEIFNNNPFLLTFSIISLIVLAAFWIWATIAQIGHTVRRLHDADFIGWWWWIGVIPYIGSILLPLLLFHPTVEKEVKWNTYLFEETDKIK, from the coding sequence ATGACAAATCAAAATTACTACTTCGTCAAACCATATGACGAAGATTTAGCTAGACCACCTCACGAGAGTCTTGGTCAAATTCTAAATGAAACATACTTGCAGCCTTTTAACTGGAAGGGGCGCACAACTAGAAAATCTTATTGGATCAGCTTTTTAATCAACGCAATTTTAGCTTGTTTAGTAACTGGAATTACCAGCTACGCCTTAAACACTCATATTAACTTAGGGCTAAAATGGATCGATTTAGTTGTAAGTGTAGTCGTTTTAATTTGGATCTTTTTGGCTGGATTGGGACAACGAATTCGTCGTTTGCATGATGTCAACTACAGCGGGTATTGGTATTGGGCAACAATCGTGCCTTATGGTGCTTTATTTGTAAACTTTTACTTGATGATTCAACCATCAGTTCAAAGGCCTGTAAAATGGGGAAATTATCTTTTCTATAATTCAAATTCCCCAAGCAATAATTATTATGACCAAGTTTACAATCCTGAAATGGATCGTTCCAATATACCAGTTCCTACAATCGGTCAAATTCTAAAAGAGCACTTTTTTGATTGCTTCAAATGGAATGCCAGATCCACTAGAACTTCATATTGGGTTGGAAGCGCCGTTAATGTAGTTATCTCAATAATTGGCTTCATAGTTTACTACTTTGTTGCGTTCATGTTTTTCTTAGGAGCGCCATTTACTGAAATATTTAACAATAATCCGTTTCTTTTAACCTTTAGCATTATCTCTCTAATCGTCTTAGCCGCTTTTTGGATTTGGGCTACAATTGCGCAAATTGGTCATACAGTCCGTCGTTTGCATGATGCCGACTTTATCGGTTGGTGGTGGTGGATCGGCGTAATTCCATACATTGGTTCAATTTTGTTACCTCTCCTTCTGTTCCATCCAACAGTCGAAAAAGAAGTAAAATGGAATACTTACTTATTTGAAGAAACAGATAAAATCAAATAA
- a CDS encoding amino acid ABC transporter ATP-binding protein — translation MTESKQTILSLKHMQKSYGDHQVLRDISVDINKGEIVTIIGPSGGGKSTTLRCINLLEEPTGGEIDFHGENILHPGYNRNEFRSKVGMVFQQFDLFENKNVLQNCMIGQQLVLKRSKEEAKKIALENLKKVGMEPFVNAKPSQLSGGQQQRVAIARAISMDPEVLLFDEPTSALDPEMVGEVLDVMQKLATTGLTMVIVTHEMGFAKSISDNVLFISDGVITEQGHPKDLFDNPQNAKTQKFLRNFRKMDF, via the coding sequence ATGACTGAAAGCAAGCAAACCATCTTAAGTTTAAAGCATATGCAAAAATCCTACGGTGATCACCAAGTTTTGCGCGACATTTCAGTTGATATTAATAAAGGTGAAATCGTAACGATTATTGGTCCTTCTGGTGGTGGTAAATCAACCACCTTACGTTGCATTAATTTGCTTGAAGAACCAACTGGTGGCGAAATTGATTTTCACGGTGAAAACATCCTTCATCCTGGATACAATCGTAATGAATTTCGTTCTAAGGTCGGCATGGTTTTCCAGCAATTTGACTTATTTGAAAACAAGAACGTTTTACAAAATTGTATGATTGGACAACAATTAGTACTTAAGCGTTCAAAAGAAGAAGCTAAGAAGATTGCTCTTGAAAACCTCAAAAAGGTTGGTATGGAACCATTTGTTAATGCAAAACCAAGCCAATTATCTGGTGGTCAACAACAGCGTGTGGCTATTGCCCGGGCAATTTCAATGGATCCTGAGGTACTTCTCTTCGACGAACCAACAAGTGCCCTTGACCCTGAAATGGTTGGTGAAGTACTTGATGTTATGCAAAAGTTGGCTACTACTGGATTAACGATGGTCATCGTTACGCACGAAATGGGCTTTGCAAAGAGTATTTCTGATAACGTTTTGTTTATTAGCGACGGCGTGATTACTGAACAAGGCCATCCAAAGGATCTCTTTGATAATCCTCAAAACGCCAAGACACAAAAATTCCTAAGAAATTTTAGAAAGATGGATTTCTAA
- a CDS encoding ABC transporter substrate-binding protein/permease produces the protein MKSKCRWLAAIMAVVLSLIIGISTNSKVQAKSTSEPLKIGMEANYPPYNWTQTTSANGAVPIEGSHSYANGYDVEIAKRIGKRLHRKVVVEKTEWDGLLPALTSGKIDLIIAGMSPTAARRKAINFSEPYRKSTFVVIMNKDNKYAAAKKLSDFKGAKLTAQQGTLHYDLIKQLKGAKREPAMRDFSAMRQSLASGTIDGYVAEDIEFESYHNVNPNIVAVNLNKMAGFHVDHDDSVTSIGVKKGNTKLLNEVNATLRSIPTKERDQLMSKAIREQPKAGNSAKKENWLVSTWKQYGHMILSGIGMTLLLALVGTIVGFFIGLLVGIVRTIPTPTTRGKRWALNFVKWLLSVYVEIFRGTPMMVQAAVIYYGIAQFWHLNLNRTVAALIIVSINTGAYLAEVIRGGIISTPEGQFEAASALGMTHNQRMWHIILPQAIKNCLPSITNEFIVNIKDTSVLSIISVSELFFVGTTIASQTFQFFPTYLTISVIYLILTFTITRIFNLIEKKLEGNKNYNLMANQVQVGTPKDTEANN, from the coding sequence GTGAAGTCAAAATGTAGATGGCTAGCTGCAATAATGGCAGTTGTGCTTAGTTTAATTATTGGAATTTCTACCAATTCTAAGGTTCAAGCAAAAAGTACGTCTGAGCCTTTAAAGATTGGTATGGAAGCCAACTATCCGCCATACAATTGGACTCAAACTACTAGTGCAAATGGTGCGGTTCCAATTGAAGGTTCTCACTCTTATGCAAATGGTTATGATGTTGAAATTGCTAAGAGAATCGGTAAAAGATTACACCGTAAAGTTGTTGTAGAAAAAACTGAATGGGACGGTTTACTTCCAGCATTAACTTCTGGCAAGATCGATTTGATTATTGCTGGTATGAGTCCAACTGCAGCCAGAAGAAAAGCGATTAACTTTTCTGAACCATACAGAAAAAGTACTTTTGTTGTTATCATGAACAAAGACAACAAGTACGCTGCTGCAAAGAAATTAAGCGATTTTAAGGGTGCTAAGTTAACTGCTCAACAAGGGACTTTGCACTATGACTTAATCAAGCAATTAAAGGGTGCTAAGAGAGAACCAGCAATGCGTGACTTCTCAGCTATGAGACAAAGTTTAGCTTCTGGCACTATTGATGGTTACGTTGCTGAAGACATCGAATTTGAAAGTTACCACAATGTTAACCCTAACATCGTTGCCGTTAACTTAAACAAGATGGCTGGTTTTCATGTAGATCACGATGATTCTGTAACTAGTATCGGTGTTAAAAAAGGCAACACTAAACTTTTAAATGAAGTTAATGCGACTTTAAGAAGCATCCCTACTAAAGAACGCGATCAATTGATGTCTAAGGCCATCAGAGAGCAACCAAAGGCTGGTAATAGTGCTAAGAAAGAAAACTGGCTTGTTTCAACTTGGAAGCAATATGGTCATATGATTCTTAGCGGTATCGGCATGACTTTACTTTTAGCTTTAGTTGGTACTATCGTTGGTTTCTTCATTGGTTTGCTCGTGGGTATCGTTCGTACTATTCCAACCCCTACCACTCGTGGCAAGCGTTGGGCTTTAAACTTTGTTAAGTGGTTATTATCAGTTTACGTAGAAATTTTCCGTGGTACTCCTATGATGGTTCAAGCAGCCGTGATCTACTATGGTATTGCTCAATTCTGGCACTTAAACTTGAACCGTACGGTTGCCGCTTTAATTATTGTTTCAATTAATACCGGTGCTTACCTTGCCGAAGTTATTCGTGGTGGCATTATTTCTACACCTGAAGGACAATTCGAAGCCGCTAGTGCACTGGGGATGACTCATAACCAAAGAATGTGGCACATCATTTTACCTCAAGCTATCAAGAACTGTTTACCATCAATTACTAACGAATTTATCGTAAACATTAAGGATACTTCAGTATTGAGTATTATTTCAGTATCTGAATTGTTCTTTGTTGGTACTACAATTGCGAGTCAAACTTTCCAATTCTTCCCAACATACTTAACTATTTCTGTAATTTACTTAATCTTGACCTTCACCATTACTCGTATTTTCAACTTGATTGAAAAGAAGCTTGAAGGCAACAAGAACTACAACTTAATGGCCAACCAAGTTCAAGTTGGTACACCTAAGGATACGGAGGCAAATAACTAA
- a CDS encoding DNA-3-methyladenine glycosylase: protein MDYKTYFTTQPTDKIAKDLIGRPLYFNNGEKLGGYIVEAEAYMGKRDRAAHSYNGRRSQANEGLYGAGGTLYIYSQRQYFFFDVACQEKDEPQGVLIRAIEPVWGIDTMIKNRNGKTGPLLTNGPGKMMQALGITSRKWDLHFLTDSPFEIDLDDKSKRIPQKIVASSRVGINQSDPLWANKPLRYYVKGNPYVSKMKKRDFAQNNGWA, encoded by the coding sequence ATGGATTACAAAACTTATTTTACTACTCAACCAACCGATAAAATTGCTAAAGATTTGATTGGACGTCCGCTTTATTTTAATAATGGTGAAAAACTGGGTGGCTACATCGTTGAAGCCGAAGCCTACATGGGAAAACGGGATCGTGCAGCCCATTCTTACAACGGTCGGCGCAGCCAAGCAAATGAAGGCCTTTATGGTGCGGGTGGCACTTTATATATTTATTCTCAGCGTCAATATTTTTTCTTTGATGTTGCGTGTCAAGAAAAAGATGAGCCTCAGGGAGTGCTCATTCGTGCTATTGAACCAGTTTGGGGAATTGACACCATGATTAAAAACCGCAACGGTAAAACCGGCCCCCTTTTAACTAACGGTCCCGGTAAAATGATGCAAGCTCTAGGAATTACTAGTCGAAAATGGGATCTTCATTTTCTTACAGACTCTCCTTTTGAGATTGATCTTGATGATAAAAGTAAAAGAATTCCCCAGAAAATTGTTGCTTCAAGTCGCGTTGGGATTAACCAAAGCGATCCGCTTTGGGCCAATAAGCCACTCCGTTATTATGTTAAAGGTAATCCCTATGTTTCTAAAATGAAAAAACGTGATTTTGCTCAAAACAACGGTTGGGCTTGA
- a CDS encoding DUF488 domain-containing protein — translation MSEIKLVRIYDHEQPTGYRILIDRMWPRGVSKVKAHLNEWDKEIGPTNELRKWFNHEDEKFPEFKQKYIEELNHNQFTPEFVENVKSQLATEDVLFLYGAKNRKHNQAVVLKEYVEKKLKI, via the coding sequence ATGTCTGAAATTAAATTAGTTAGAATCTATGACCATGAGCAGCCAACGGGCTACCGCATTTTAATTGATCGAATGTGGCCTCGCGGAGTAAGTAAGGTTAAAGCCCATTTGAATGAATGGGATAAGGAAATCGGGCCTACTAATGAATTGCGGAAGTGGTTCAATCATGAGGATGAGAAATTTCCAGAATTCAAGCAAAAATACATTGAAGAGCTTAACCACAATCAGTTTACACCTGAATTTGTGGAAAATGTAAAATCACAACTTGCTACAGAAGATGTGTTGTTTTTGTATGGCGCAAAAAATCGGAAGCACAATCAAGCAGTTGTTTTGAAAGAATATGTAGAGAAAAAACTTAAAATTTGA
- a CDS encoding TerC family protein: protein MNILKMYAPFFDGNNWLHVLTSSNDWVIILTLILMECLLSVDNAVVLAAQTQVLPNKSEQRKSLVYGLWGAYLFRFIVIGIGTYLINFWEIKLLGSIYLFYLCIKFFYDQRHPQQAAEHEKEKKAERAAHHKNKKPKKHVLSLFWRTVVSIEAMDIVFSIDSVLAALAVSDNPVVVLIGGMIGILCMRGVAEIIIKLMDIIPELQPMAYVLIGIIALKLLLELPPFNIEIPNAAFAAIVFSVLGLTIAFHFVRVKKHGQKHL, encoded by the coding sequence GTGAACATTCTTAAAATGTACGCACCTTTTTTTGATGGAAATAATTGGCTACATGTTTTAACTAGCAGTAACGACTGGGTAATCATTCTTACCCTTATTTTAATGGAATGCTTATTGTCAGTCGACAATGCGGTGGTGTTGGCTGCGCAGACTCAAGTACTTCCTAATAAATCAGAACAACGTAAATCTTTAGTTTATGGACTATGGGGTGCTTATTTGTTTCGTTTCATCGTCATTGGAATTGGAACTTATTTAATCAATTTTTGGGAAATCAAATTACTGGGAAGCATCTATCTATTTTATCTATGTATTAAATTTTTCTACGATCAGCGCCATCCTCAACAAGCTGCAGAACATGAAAAAGAAAAGAAAGCTGAAAGAGCTGCCCATCACAAAAATAAAAAGCCAAAAAAGCACGTACTTTCTTTATTTTGGCGCACAGTTGTCTCCATCGAAGCCATGGATATTGTTTTTTCAATTGACTCAGTTTTAGCAGCATTAGCTGTTTCAGATAATCCAGTTGTTGTTTTAATCGGAGGAATGATTGGAATTTTGTGCATGAGAGGTGTGGCCGAAATTATCATCAAACTGATGGATATTATTCCGGAATTGCAACCTATGGCGTATGTTTTAATTGGAATTATCGCTTTGAAACTGCTCTTGGAACTTCCACCATTCAATATTGAAATTCCTAATGCTGCTTTTGCAGCAATTGTTTTCTCGGTTTTAGGTTTAACGATTGCTTTCCACTTTGTTCGCGTTAAAAAGCACGGTCAAAAACATCTATAA
- a CDS encoding methylated-DNA--[protein]-cysteine S-methyltransferase encodes MTEVFYYDTTTINDQEYFLAATNLGIAYLGLKSQDNSTPIFGFYPNKMLIHDPKRLEPYVKELKEYFAGKRRKFDVPIDISEFGTAFQRNVLEVVKKVPYGTTVSYGDIATSLENARSVRAVAHAVALNPVLIFIPCHRIIMSNGKPGGYRLGPKEKIRLINLEKSYLREHS; translated from the coding sequence ATGACAGAAGTTTTTTACTATGATACTACTACTATTAATGATCAAGAATATTTTTTAGCTGCTACCAATTTAGGAATAGCTTATTTAGGATTAAAAAGTCAAGATAATTCTACCCCTATATTTGGCTTTTATCCGAATAAAATGCTTATTCATGATCCTAAAAGACTGGAACCTTATGTTAAAGAATTAAAAGAATATTTTGCAGGGAAAAGGCGAAAATTTGACGTACCCATTGATATTTCAGAATTCGGGACAGCCTTTCAAAGAAACGTTTTAGAAGTTGTTAAAAAAGTGCCCTATGGCACTACAGTAAGCTATGGGGATATTGCGACTTCTCTAGAAAATGCTCGGTCAGTTCGTGCCGTGGCCCACGCCGTGGCTCTTAATCCTGTCTTGATTTTTATTCCTTGTCATAGAATAATTATGTCAAACGGTAAACCAGGTGGATATCGTTTAGGACCAAAGGAAAAGATTCGTTTAATCAATTTAGAAAAGAGCTATTTACGTGAACATTCTTAA
- a CDS encoding NAD-dependent protein deacylase has protein sequence MDNTEKIIELKNDIDNANHIAFLTGAGVSTHSGIPDYRSKNGIYNGVKESPETILSENTLFNRPELFYNFVMNNMYFPNAKPNLIHEKIAQICNQKGDLITQNIDQLDKKAGNEHVVEFHGNLYNIYCTKCHQTLSYNEYADSYIHKNCGGIIRPGIVLYGEGINPENLSKSINIMQKSDLVIICGTSFVVYPFAQLLAYKKPTAKVWAINKTAINAPEINEIIADALDIFKKL, from the coding sequence ATGGATAATACAGAAAAAATTATCGAACTAAAAAATGATATCGACAATGCCAATCATATTGCCTTTTTGACTGGAGCCGGCGTGTCAACCCATTCTGGCATCCCTGACTATCGTTCAAAAAATGGAATTTACAATGGTGTAAAAGAAAGTCCTGAAACTATTTTAAGCGAAAACACCCTCTTTAATCGGCCCGAACTTTTCTACAACTTTGTAATGAACAACATGTATTTTCCAAATGCCAAGCCTAATCTAATTCATGAAAAGATTGCTCAAATTTGTAATCAAAAAGGCGATTTAATCACTCAAAATATCGACCAATTAGATAAAAAAGCTGGTAACGAACATGTAGTAGAATTTCATGGAAATTTATATAACATATATTGTACAAAATGCCATCAAACTTTGTCTTATAATGAGTATGCAGACAGTTATATTCATAAAAACTGTGGAGGAATAATTCGACCAGGAATCGTTCTTTACGGGGAAGGAATTAATCCTGAAAATCTATCAAAATCTATCAATATTATGCAAAAATCAGATCTCGTTATTATTTGTGGAACTAGTTTTGTCGTTTATCCTTTTGCGCAACTATTAGCTTACAAAAAGCCAACCGCTAAAGTTTGGGCTATTAACAAAACTGCTATTAACGCCCCTGAAATTAATGAAATCATTGCTGATGCTCTCGATATTTTTAAGAAATTGTAA
- the cls gene encoding cardiolipin synthase has translation MLWLHDIARIIIITNTILAFYIVFHRRRSVSTTWAWLIILLVLPIIGLILYAFFGRGISQENIFAINKQHHLGLRNVQKAIAKAPKKISPSDTSNKGKIAINFFNKDGYSPVTKNNHVTLYSDGKEMFRDMIKDIKNAKETINVEFYTFYNDDIGNEILDLLIKKAQEGVQVRVIYDAWGSQGATKTWFDQLRNVGGQVLPFITSRNMITRYRINYHLHRKIVIIDGRISWTGGFNIGDQYLGRKKKFGYWRDSQVRIVGSASLLLQERFVMDWNASIQNDEQIITFNEMFFPDLDEHDITPGDVATQIISDGPDRYEPYMRNGMMRLMLLARKRLWIQTPYLIPDDAMFATWQTIASSGVDVRIMIPSIPDHPFIYRATQWYANELTRYGVKIYIYNNGFLHAKTTIIDDKYSTVGSMNQDYRSYDLNFEDIVVFYDKKFTQEMAETFKKDMESSTLLTKEMIANQGRYLRTLQSFSRMLSPIL, from the coding sequence GTGCTTTGGCTTCACGACATAGCAAGAATCATCATCATTACTAATACCATTTTAGCCTTTTACATCGTCTTTCATAGAAGAAGATCGGTTTCTACAACTTGGGCTTGGCTGATTATTTTACTAGTTTTACCAATTATCGGTTTGATTCTGTATGCCTTTTTTGGACGTGGTATTTCCCAGGAAAATATTTTTGCAATTAATAAACAGCACCACTTGGGACTTCGCAACGTTCAAAAAGCCATCGCCAAAGCTCCTAAAAAAATCAGCCCCTCTGACACTTCTAATAAAGGAAAAATTGCCATTAATTTTTTCAATAAAGATGGCTATTCTCCAGTCACTAAAAATAATCACGTCACTTTGTACAGTGATGGAAAAGAAATGTTTAGGGATATGATCAAAGATATCAAAAATGCCAAAGAAACTATCAATGTGGAATTTTATACTTTCTATAATGATGATATTGGTAATGAGATTCTTGATCTTTTAATAAAAAAGGCTCAAGAAGGCGTCCAAGTGCGTGTAATCTATGATGCGTGGGGTTCTCAAGGAGCGACTAAAACTTGGTTTGATCAATTGCGAAATGTAGGGGGACAAGTTTTACCTTTTATCACTTCACGTAATATGATTACCAGATATCGAATCAACTATCACCTGCACCGAAAAATTGTTATTATTGATGGCCGTATTTCTTGGACTGGCGGCTTTAATATCGGTGATCAATATTTAGGTAGAAAAAAGAAATTTGGTTATTGGCGCGATAGCCAGGTAAGAATCGTAGGTTCGGCCTCCCTTCTACTTCAAGAACGTTTTGTAATGGACTGGAATGCTTCAATTCAAAACGATGAACAAATTATTACTTTTAACGAAATGTTTTTCCCGGATCTTGATGAACATGATATTACACCAGGAGATGTCGCCACTCAAATTATTTCTGATGGACCTGACCGCTATGAACCCTATATGCGAAATGGTATGATGAGATTAATGCTACTGGCTAGAAAAAGACTCTGGATTCAAACTCCTTATCTAATCCCAGATGATGCTATGTTTGCAACTTGGCAGACAATTGCTTCATCGGGTGTTGATGTAAGGATTATGATCCCCTCAATACCAGACCATCCTTTTATTTATCGCGCTACCCAATGGTACGCTAACGAATTAACTCGCTATGGTGTCAAAATTTATATTTATAATAATGGTTTTTTACACGCCAAAACGACAATTATCGATGATAAATATTCCACCGTCGGATCAATGAATCAAGATTATCGTTCATATGACTTAAACTTTGAAGATATCGTCGTCTTTTACGATAAAAAATTTACTCAGGAAATGGCGGAAACTTTTAAAAAAGACATGGAAAGCTCTACCTTATTAACTAAAGAAATGATTGCCAATCAAGGTCGATATTTACGAACTTTACAAAGCTTTTCTCGAATGCTCTCTCCAATCTTATGA
- a CDS encoding zinc metallopeptidase has product MFMPMFYDPYFWVILISIAISSWASINVNSTFGRYADVNNHNDITGAEAAEMILANAGIQDVKIQPISGQLTDNYNPQTKILSLSEPVYNSTSISAVGVAAHEVGHAIQDHTQYAPMTFRSALVPVVNLGSNLAMPLILIGLFFGLNQIFIKAGILCFAAVLVFQLVTLPVEFNASARALKQLKITGILDNQELSSGRKVLTAAALTYVAAVVSSLLQIFHLILLFGNHNQDN; this is encoded by the coding sequence ATGTTTATGCCAATGTTTTACGATCCTTATTTTTGGGTAATATTGATTTCTATAGCAATTAGTAGTTGGGCTTCAATTAATGTTAACTCAACTTTTGGGCGCTATGCTGATGTTAACAATCATAACGACATCACCGGGGCAGAAGCTGCCGAAATGATTTTAGCAAATGCCGGAATTCAAGATGTAAAAATTCAACCAATTTCAGGGCAATTGACAGATAATTATAATCCTCAAACTAAAATTCTTAGTTTGTCAGAACCAGTTTATAATTCAACTTCGATTTCAGCTGTGGGCGTTGCAGCTCACGAAGTAGGACATGCCATCCAAGACCATACTCAATATGCACCGATGACTTTTCGTTCTGCTTTAGTGCCCGTAGTTAACTTGGGTTCAAATTTAGCAATGCCTCTAATTTTAATTGGTTTATTTTTTGGTCTCAATCAAATTTTTATCAAAGCTGGAATTCTTTGCTTTGCGGCAGTCTTAGTTTTTCAATTAGTAACTTTACCCGTTGAATTCAATGCTTCCGCACGTGCTTTAAAGCAATTGAAGATAACTGGAATTCTAGACAATCAGGAGCTTAGTTCTGGTAGAAAAGTTTTAACAGCTGCTGCTTTAACTTATGTAGCGGCGGTAGTTTCATCCTTACTTCAAATATTCCACTTAATTTTGCTATTTGGCAATCATAATCAAGACAACTAA